In Paraglaciecola sp. T6c, the sequence GAGACTTAGACGCTAAAATATTCGAACCCCACTCAAAGTGGGGTTTTTTATGCTTGGTGTTTTTTTCAGTTTTGGCAAATTTCTTCAATCGTGCGTTCGATTAATTGCCCGGCAATAGAAAACTTCGGTGGTATATTTGGCAACTCGTCAAACTTAAACCAGTGGGCTTCGATGATCTCGTGCCCATCCACATTGATATCGCCGCTATCAAAGTCTGCTAAGAAGCCGACCATCAATGAATGTGGAAAAGGCCAAGGTTGGCTAGACATGTATCTGATATTTTTGATCGCGACACCCACTTCTTCAAATACTTCCCTGTGAACAGCGTCCTCTAAGGTTTCTCCGCTTTCAACAAAACCAGCCAATGTTGAAAACATATTGCGCTCTTTCTGGGGTTTGCCTTGTGCTAGTAGAATTTTGTCTTCATGGCGAATAGCAACAATAATGCAGGGCGATATTCTTGGATAACATCTGTGATGACAGCGATGACAGTGCATGGCCATTTCCCAATCTATTTTCTGCATGGTAGAGCCACATTGGCCGCAAAACCTATGAGTACGCAAAAATAGAGCAACTTGCCAAGCTCTGGCTGCCACAGAAAATATATCCATTTCATCATGAAGCAATAACGATCTGAGGTGACTTAGTTGTAATCCCGCTTGTTCGATGAGTTCATTGCCCATATCGACGAGATAGCAAACTTGTCCATTATGCTCCCCTACCTGCACAACTTGCTCTTCATATGCGTGAGCAAATTCTAGCTTTTTCCATGTTTCGATAATTGGACCAGGCTGCTTTGTAGGCACTAACAGTTTTTCGGCGCTGAAAATAAACCAGATGCTTGGGGTATCAACATTAATGTTTACATTTTGTTTGATCATAGATTTTTACCACTTATTCATCGGCACTAAAATGATACTGCTACCTACACGATGAACGTTTTTGTAGGAGAGAATGCAAGAATGACATCTTAGCGATTTATCATTTTGCGCCTAAAACGGATTGGTTCAGCTTTCGTTAAGAAATGCTTGTCCACAATGATACTCATTATGC encodes:
- the nudC gene encoding NAD(+) diphosphatase yields the protein MIKQNVNINVDTPSIWFIFSAEKLLVPTKQPGPIIETWKKLEFAHAYEEQVVQVGEHNGQVCYLVDMGNELIEQAGLQLSHLRSLLLHDEMDIFSVAARAWQVALFLRTHRFCGQCGSTMQKIDWEMAMHCHRCHHRCYPRISPCIIVAIRHEDKILLAQGKPQKERNMFSTLAGFVESGETLEDAVHREVFEEVGVAIKNIRYMSSQPWPFPHSLMVGFLADFDSGDINVDGHEIIEAHWFKFDELPNIPPKFSIAGQLIERTIEEICQN